Proteins from one Cryptomeria japonica chromosome 4, Sugi_1.0, whole genome shotgun sequence genomic window:
- the LOC131065325 gene encoding transcription termination factor MTEF1, chloroplastic, with translation MENLFLSPPLSFNVNCHIAKPPSSNSVPFSSAKWSGRQFKSIVSYSINNRDRDNVSIPPLLSRPESKFPILQQEETQKGEEKEDEGQLKEKMLYLESIGVDSYRLVEENKQISTTSLQSIVSVVKLLQSMGIEKNDIGRLVGMCPEALTLTSRQIRAVFTFLLREVKVQLRDIKRVIFRRPRLLACSVKEQLRPTLYFLQRLGIVHVDKYSFLLSCSVEDKFIPRLDFIQSLGLSYDDAVSMFVRFPVMFNYSIDNNLKLKYDYLVEDMGKNIDDLKEFPQYFAYSLEKRIKPRHRFLLENDVELPLSVMLRASDTIFYQRVKELQGGSLQTDDYNLLDPLYLYKKSLRFKQSI, from the exons ATGGAAAACCTGTTTCTCTCCCCACCTCTTTCATTCAATGTGAATTGCCATATAGCGAAACCCCCATCTTCAAATTCTGTGCCATTCTCCTCCGCTAAATGGTCTGGTCGCCAATTCAAATCCATCGTATCCTACTCCATAAACAACAGGGATAGAGATAATGTCTCCATTCCTCCGCTTCTTAGTCGACCAGAATCAAAATTTCCCATATTACAGCAAGAGGAAACACAGAAAGGGGAAGAGAAGGAAGATGAAGGGCAATTGAAGGAGAAAATGTTATATCTGGAGAGCATTGGAGTGGATTCGTACAGATTAGTTGAGGAGAATAAACAGATCTCAACAACCAGTTTACAATCAATAGTGAGCGTGGTGAAGCTTCTGCAGAGCATGGGGATAGAGAAGAATGATATTGGTAGACTTGTGGGCATGTGTCCAGAGGCCTTGACTCTAACTTCCCGTCAGATTAGGGCCGTCTTTACGTTTCTTCTCAGGGAGGTCAAAGTTCAGTTACGTGATATAAAAAG GGTTATTTTCAGGCGCCCACGGTTACTGGCCTGCAGTGTCAAGGAGCAGCTCCGCCCCACTTTGTATTTCTTGCAAAGACTGGGAATAGTTCATGTGGATAAGTACTCCTTTCTTTTGTCCTGCAGTGTTGAGGACAAATTTATACCTCGTTTAGATTTTATTCAAAGCTTGGGATTATCCTATGATGATGCAGTCAGTATGTTTGTGCGGTTTCCTGTGATGTTCAACTACAGTATTGATAACAATTTAAAACTGAAATATGATTACTTGGTGGAGGACATGGGTAAGAATATTGATGATTTGAAGGAGTTTCCTCAGTATTTTGCTTACAGTTTAGAGAAGAGGATAAAACCTAGGCACAGGTTTCTATTAGAAAATGATGTTGAGCTTCCTTTGTCCGTTATGCTGAGAGCAAGTGACACAATTTTTTATCAGAGGGTGAAGGAATTGCAAGGTGGGTCTTTACAGACTGATGATTATAATCTTTTAGATCCATTGTATTTGTATAAAAAAAGCCTCCGGTTTAAGCAATCTATCTAA